The Hyalangium minutum DNA segment CCGCGACCAACGGCTGGAGCACGAAGCCAGGATGCCCCAACAAGATGGGTTGAGCACACCAGTGGGCCACAGCTGGGTCTGGCGCCACCACCAGCAATACCGCAGGGCAATTCATCCGCGCGCGCAGGGTGGTCAAGTACACCGGCCAGCTCTTGCGCTTCCGCGTAGAGCGCGACAGCTGCACCTCCACGACGATAGCGAGGACGGGCCTGCCCTTCCTCAAGAGCACCACCAGATCTGCCCGATACTCGGTGGGCACCACCTGGGTGAACTCCGGGGACTCCACTCGAATCTCGGCCCAAGAGGGGAGCTCCATTCCCAACGGCCCTTTCAACAACTCGGGCGCCAGGGCCGGGTGGTTGCGAAACAAGCTCACCAGCCCGTCATGTTTCATGGATGCCATGACGCGGCACCCTACGTGGTACGTCTGACAGGCCAGGGCCTACCAGTCCCATGCGGTTTCATCGGCACTCCCCGTGCTGTGACCCGAAGGTGGTACAGCCTTCCTCCCATGGGTCCGGTACTCCACAGATCCATGCCATCGCTCAGGTCTCAGACCGCTCGGGCCCTCCCGGACACCCGGATCCTCCGGCAGCAGGTTCTCGCGGACGAGAACACCTCCGAGCTCGCACGGATGTTGGGCGTCTCCACCGACGAGTACCTCGATCACGTCGTGCACTTCCTCCGCCACACCCAAGAGGAGCCGGAGTTCTACATCGTCGAGGACTCGGATCTGCGCGCCATGGGACTCGAGCGCCCGGATCCCGAGGAGATGGGGCGCTTCGTCCTGGACGCCGCCAGCCTCGCCGAGGCCGCCGAGGGCAAGCTGGAGCTCGTCCCCGGCCTGGGCGTCGCGAAGTTCACCGGGTCGCCCTTCGGCAGGCTGTTGGTCAGCGTGGGGCTGTCCTCCGTCGAGGGCGGCCCCAGCAGCCGCCTCAACCAGGGGCTGGGCCGCCTCGGCAAGCTGGGCGGCGGCAAGCTGCTCGGCGCCTTCAAGGGCTTCGCCTCCCGCTTCCTCGGCCCCGTGCAGAGCTTCCTGAGCAAGCCGGGCCTCTGGGGGATCGCCGGGTTCCTTCAGAGCGCCAAGAGCCCCGAGCACCTGCTCTCCATGGCCCGCATCCTCTTCGCCGCACGCCAGCGCGCCGCTACGCCGGATGACACCACCCGCCACCTCATCCAGCACAACCTCATGCAGCTCTTCGCCTACCGCCACGCCCAGATGACCGCGCCCGCCTCCTGAGCCTCACCGCTTCGCTGCGTTCTTGATCGTCTCCTGGATCAGGTCCACGTAGCGCCGGTTCTTCGGGTTCAGCTTGAACGCCTTGCGGTACGCATCCTCCGCCTGCGCCCACTGGCCCTCTCCGCGGCTCACCTCGCCCAGGAAGAACCACCCCTCTTCCAGCCCCGGCTCCTGGCGCAGCACGTCCGTCAGCTCCTGCACCACCAGCTTGCCGTGCACCTCCGGTTTCATCAGGTACCGCGCCCACGCCCGGTAGGACAGGTGCAGCGGCCGCGGCTCGATGTCGCACGCGTACTCGAAGTACTCGAACGCCCCCGAGAAGTTGCGCGCCTCCAGCCGCTGCTTGCCCTGCTCGAACTGTGTCCGCCCGTCCAGCAACTCCGTCTTGATGCGGAACTGCTCCGCCGTCGACGGCCGTCCCGTTGCCCCTCGCTCCTTCTCCCGCGCCGCCGCCCGCCGCTTGCGCCACAGCGCCGCCAGGTCTGGCTCCGACAACACCCCAAACGCCCGCCCGTACGCCGCCAGCAGCACCTCCGCCTTCTCCTTCAAGTCCGGAGTGTTGAAGCGCAGCGGGTTGAACTTGTCCGCCATCGACAGGAACGCCTTGCGCAGCGCCAGTGGCTGCACGTCCTCCGGCACTCCCAGCAGCCCGAACGGATCCTGGCTCCGGTGCGACATGAACGCGCTCATCAGCGCGTTGCGCGCCGCCTCGTCCTCGTCCGAGAACGGCGTCCCCGAGGGCACCGCCGCCTTCACCGGCTCCGGCTCCACCACCACCGGAGCCGCAGGTGGAGGCGCAGACGCCACCCGCTCGTCCACCGAGTCCGCGAAGTCCACCACCCCCACGATGCACAGCGCGTACAGCCGCCGCAGCGCGGTCTCCGTGTCGTAGCTCGTCTGCTGCAACAGCTCCGCGAACGTGGGCCGCGCCTTCAGCGCCTGGAACAGCCGCGCGTCCTTCGCCGACAGCTTCGGCCCATCCACCCCCGGCACCTGCGCGAAGCGCCGGTCATCTGTGAAGGTGAAGTGCGTGGCCACCGCGTCGAACGGCATCATGTTCGCCACGCCCGTGAGGATGAGCTGCGCCGTGTTCGTCCGCACGCTCGTGGCCGGCTGCTCCACGTCCGCGATCAGCTTGTACTTTGCCTCTGTCCACCGAAAGCAATCCAGCAGGCTCATCCCCAGGTTCGCCTGCAGCTGCTTGTACAAATCGAACGGGCTGATCAGCCCCTTCTGCACCAGCAGCGCCCCCATGTCCTGCCCCGTCTGGATGCTCTCCGAGAGCGCCTTCTGGTAGTCCACCTCGCTCAGCCGCCCCTTCTCCACCAGGAACTTGCCCAGCGTCTCGTGCAGCAGGTTCGACACGCACGCTACAGGCGCGCCGTCCTCGAACGTGATGCGCTTCTCGCGCTGGCGCACCCTCAGCTCCAGCGTGCAGGTGCGCTCCTCCACATCCAGCGCGTGCAGCAGCAGAGGCAGAGGCAGTTCCGAGAGCGTCCCCTCACGCTGGCGGAGCACATGGGATGGAGCGGGGAACATCGGTGGCCTCAGCGAGTGAGTCGATCCAGAAGTCTACGAAAGCCGAGTATAATGGTATCAACCCTGAATCACAGCGCCACGCGTCTTCCTATTCCTCATCCGTGGCGTATGGATCCGCGTACGGGTTGGCGTACGGGTCGTCCATCGGCGGATGGAGCGTGCTCAGTGCCCGGTAGCCCAGCACCAAGACCACAAGGGCAATGATCCCATAGGTGATGGGACGGCTGGGACGGGCCCTCCAAGCCCACATCCGCTCGCGGCGGCGCTGGAAGCCCGGTGCCGCCACGTAGTCCTTCCAGGCCTCGTCGCGCATCAGCGCCGCGTCCGCGTCCCGGCCCGCCTTGTCCAGTGCCTTGGCCAGCAGCGTCCGCCCTTCAATCGAGCCGTTCCGCCCCTTCACGAAGCGCTCCAGCGCCTCGATGGCGCCTGCCGTGTCCCCCTGCGCCAGCCGCAGCCGGCCGCGCTCCAAGTCGAGGGAGCCCTGGCGGTAGTCCGGGTTCAGCTTCTCCGCCTCGCTCAGCAGCAGCTCGCCCTTGGCCTTCTCCCCCGCCCCCAGGTACGCCACCCCGAGCAGGAAGAGCGTGTCCACGTCGTCGTCGCCCGCCTCCAGGTTGGGCTTCAGCAGCTCCACCGCCTGGGCATAACGCCCCTGCCCCACCCGCAGCTCCGCCAGCTCGAAGCGGGCCCGGCGATCGTGCGTGTTCGTCATCAACGTCCGCTCGAGCTGCCCAGCGCGCCGCCACCGGTGGATGAAGCGCAGCGGGCGCGGCAGGAGCTGGAGGGTGAACCGGTCCATCATCCACAGGGCCCCGAACACCAGCACCAGCGACAGCAGCGGGCTGCCGGTGAGCATCGAGACGACCATCCACAACATCCACGTGCTCATGCTTCGCCGTTCCCTCCCAAGAGCCTCTCTACCTCAAATCAGCCGCGCGGAAATGGCGCTGTGCAGATCCGCCCCCGCGTCCGTCAACACCAGCCGCCCGCCCTGGAGCGTCGCCAGCCCGTGCGCCACCAGCCGGGTCACCTCGGCCCGCCGAGGCGCCGGGTCCTGCCCGTACGCCGCGCACACCGCCTCCCAGTCCACCCCCGAGCGCAGCCGCAGCCCCATCGCGAGCCGCTCCGCGAACAGCTCCTCCGCGCTCAGCTCCTCGCGGCTCGCCTCCGGCAACGTCCCCTGCTCCACCGCGCGCAGGTACGCCTCCGCGCTCCGCAGGTTCACGTACCGGTGCGGAGCGGGCACGTGCAGCATGCCCGTGGCGCCCACGCCCAGCGCCAGGTACTCGCCGCCGGTCCAGTACAGCGCGTTGTGCCGGGAGGCGTAGCCCTCCCGCGCGTGGTTGGAGATTTCATACCGGTGCAGACCGTGCGCTCCGTACACCTCGCGCACGGTGGCGGCCATCTCCACCACGTCGTCGTCCGAGGGCAGCGCCACCTCACCCCGCACCAGCCGCTTCGCCAGTGGCGTGTCCTCCGCCAGCACCTCGCGCTCCAGCGTCAGCGCATAGGTGGACAGGTGCTCCGGCTCCAACGTCACCGCGCGCCGCGCATCCGCCTCCACCTGCGCCCGCGTCTGCCCGTGGACTCCATAGATGAAGTCCATCGACACCGCCTCGAAGCCCGCGCGCCGAGCCATGCGGAATGCCGCCTCCGCCTCCTGCCCGTCATGCGCGCGGCCGAGCGCCTTCAACGTCTCCGGCTGGAAGGACTGGACGCCGAGCGAGAGCCGGTTCACCCCCGCAGCCTGGAAGCCTGCATACCGCTCCGCGTCCGCCACCTCGGGGTTGGCTTCCAGCGAGACCTCCGCCTGGGGCGCTACCGGCAACCGAGCAGCAATGCCCTCGAGCACCCTCGCCACCCACTTCGGGTGCCACAGCGAGGGCGTGCCCCCTCCGAGGAAGATGGACTCCAGCGTCCGCTTCCGGAGCTCCGGCGTGGCCTCCAGCCGCGCGTCCAGCTCCCGGAGGACGGCGTGGGCGTAGCGCTCCTCTGGCACCTGGCGCGCCACCGCCACGGCGAAGTCGCAGTACGGGCACTTCGCCAGGCAGTACGGAAAGTGCAGGTACAGCCCGAAGCGGGCCGCTGCCATTCCAGTATGGGGATCGATGGGCGCGGAGAACGGCATGGGGTGGCTACTTCTTGCCACCCTTCAACTGCGCCTCGAGGCGGGCCAATTTCGCCTTGTAGGTCGCCGCCGCCTCAATGGCGGACTCGGCTGCCATCAGCTTCTTCTTCATGGCCGCCACATCCGACTTGAGCTTGTCGCGCTCAGCGATGAGCTCGGCCGAAGCCGCTCCCCCGCCCGCCGCTGGGGCCGCCGAGGCCGCACGCGCCTGCTCCAGCTCCTGCTCCAGGCTCGCACGCTGGGTCTGCTCCAGTTGCAGCGCCGACTCCAGCTCGGCCATGCGCTGCTCCAGGCTCTCTTTCTCGGCCTGCTGCGCCTGCAGTGAGGCCTCCACCTGCGCCAGCTTCTGGCCCATGGCCCCCTGGCCGCCCTTCTCGGACTTCAGCGCCGCCTCCGCCTGCGCCAGCTTCAGCTCCAGCGTGGTGCGGGCCTTGGTCGCCTCGGCCTCGGCCTTCTTCGCATCGGCCTCCGCCTTCTTGAGCGTCTTGAGGGTGTTCTCGTTGGCCGCCAGGTCCGCCGCCGCCTTCTTCGTGGCAGCCGCAGCGTCGCGCTTGGCCGTCTCCAGCGCGCCCTCCAGCATCTTCAGGCGCTGCTCGAGCTTCGTGACCTTGTCGTCGGCATCCCCGCGCGCCTCCTCATGAGACTGGAGCGTCAGCTGCGTGGACTGCAGCGCCGACTCCGTGGACGCGAGCGTCTGCTTCACCGTGTCCAGCTGCGCCACCACGTCGTCGCGCTCGGCCCGCGCCACCGCGAGTGCCGTCTGCAGCTCCTCGACCTGGGCCTCCGCGTTGTGCACCGTCTCGGTCAGCGCGGTGGTGTCCGCATCGAGGCGGTCCCGCATCGCCACCTGCTCGGCCTCGCTGGCCTCCAGCGCGCCCTTGAGCGAGGACACCTCCAGCTCGGCCGTCTGGGCCCGCTCGGAGAACGAGGCCACCTCGGACTCCAGGCCACGCACCTTCTCCTTGAGCGTGGCCACCTGTCCCTCGGCCATCTCCGCGCGGCCAATGAGCGACCCGGCCTCAGCCGTGCGGGCGGAGAGCGCGGCACGCACGCCCACCAGGTCCGCGTCCTTGAGCGCCGCCGTGCGCTCCAGCTCGGCGATCCGCGTCTTCTGCTTCTTCTGGTCAGCCTCGAGCGCTTCGACCTGCACCCGCGCCGCCATCAGCTCCGAGCGGGCCTCGTCCCGCTCCGCCTCCACCAGCTGGGCGCGGGACTGCGCCTCCTCGAGCGAGCTGCGCGACCACTCGCTCTCGCTCTCCAGGGCGCTCAGGCTGCCGTTGGCCTCGGCCAGCGCCGTCTCCAGCTGGCTGTTGCGTAGCTGCTGCTCGTCGCGCTCCGTCGCCAGCGTGTCGCGCTCGGCGGCGTAGGCGTCCCGCTCCGTGGTGGCGGTGGTGAGCTCTTCGGTGAGCCGCTCCACGTCCGCCAGGGCGGCCTGGAACTGCTCCTGCACCGCCTCCATGGTGCCCTGGGCCTCGGACTTCTCCGCGGCCAGGTCCGCCACGCGGTCCTGCGCCAGCGAGAGGGCCTCCTTGGCGCCAATGAGCTCCTCGGCCAGGGCCGCGCGGGCCTCCCGCTCCGAGCGCAGGTCGTCCTGGAGCCGCGGCAGCTCCGCCTCCACGTTGAGCAGCGCGCGGGACAGATCCTTGCGGTCCGCCTCCATCGCCTCCAGCTCGCCCTGGGCCTCGGCCAGCTTCGTCTCGGCCGTAGCGGCGCGCTTCTCCAGGCGCGCCTTCTCCTCCTGCACCTGGGCCAGCTTCAGCGGCAGGTCCTTCAAGCCGCCAAGCTGGCCGCGGACCTCCGTGATTTCCTTCTTTGCGGCCGCGAGGTCCTGGGTGAGCTGCGCCACGGACTGGCGCTGCGCGTTGGCCTCGGTCTCCTTCTCCGAATAGAGCGAGCGAGCGCGGGCCAGCGTCTCCGTCTTCTGCTTGAGGACCTGACGGAAGAACTCGAGCTTCTCCTCGGGCGCCGCGCCCATGGGGAGGCGGGGCTCGGAGGGCTCACCGAAGGGGTCTCCGCCCGGCACGGCGCGGTTGGCCCTCAGTGGGTTGGCCACACCGGACTGACTCCCCGTGGGAATGGGGGCGGGAGCGGCCGAAGCCGCCTTACGCGGAGGTAGCGGGGGAGGAGCCACCGCCGGTGCGGGTTTGGTGGCCGTGGAGGGGACCGATGGACTGCCCCCATCCAGGCTCTCGCGCAGGTCCGCCAGCGGATCCAGCTCTTCCAGGGGCGATGCCATGAGGCTCGCAGGTTATCGCCCGTGGGGGCACTTCTCCAAATACACATGAGGTGTAAGGAGCGCCTGCCCCCCTGCCCGCGCCCTAGACGTTCAAACGGATCGCCTCGGGCCGGGCCGGACGTTAGGCAGTAGGGAATCACCATACGCTCCGTCTTGCTTCCGTGCAGGGCTGGTGCCAGCTTCGGACACCTCCTATGACCCTCCGCTATGCGCTCCCCAACGGTCTGACCGTCATCTTCGAAGAGCAGCATGCCGCCAAGGTGGCGGCCTTTCAGGTCTGGGTGAAGGTCGGCAGCGCCGACGAGCGCCCGGACCAGGCGGGCCTGGCCCACCTCCACGAGCACATGCTCTTCAAGGGCACGGAGCGCCGGAGGCCCGGAGAAATCGCCCGGGACGTGGAGGCCCACGGCGGAGAAATCAACGCCTGGACGTCCTTCGACCAGACGGTCTACCACATCGTCATCGCCAGCCAGTTTGCCCGGATGGGGTTGGACATCCTGGGCGACGCAGTGCGGCACTCGGCGTTCGACCGGGAAGAGCTGGCCCGGGAAATCGAGGTGGTCTGCGAGGAGATCAAGCGCAGCCAGGACACCCCGTCCCGGCGGGCCTCGCGGGACTTGTTCGCCACCGCGTACCAGGTGCACCTGTACAGCAAGCCCGTCATCGGCACGGAGGAGAGCGTCCGAAGCTTCACCCGGGAGAAGGTGCTGGAGTTCTACCACCGGTACTACTCGCCCAAGAACCTGGTGCTCTCGGTAGTGGGAGACCTGCGCGAGGCGGACGTCCGGCAGTGGGTGGATGAAATCTTCGGTGGGGACTGGGGGCGGCCCTTCGAGGGGCTGGCGCCGCGCGCCCAGGAGCCTGCCGCCACGGGCCGTCGGCTGCTGCTGCGCGAGGATGACGTGAAGGAGGGCTACCTCCACCTGAGCTTCGGCATCCCCCAGGCGGAGCACCCGGATGTGCCCGCGCTGGACATGCTGGCGATGCTGGCGGGCCAGGGCGACTCGTCGCGGCTGGTGGTGGAGGTGAAGCACAAGCAGAGCCTCGTCAATGACATCCACGCCTCGGCGTACACGCCGAGAGACCCAGGCCTGTTCAGCGCGTCCGTCACCGTGCCGCCGGCAAACGTGGCGAAGGCGCTGGAGGAGACGGCGCGGGTGCTGGCCGAGCTGCGCGTGCGCCCGGTGTCCGCGGATGAGCTGGCCACGGTGAAGGCGCTGGTGGAGGCCGAGGCCGTGTACCAGCGCGAGACGGTGCAGGGCATGGCGCGGAAGATGGGCTACTACCAGTCCTCCATGGGCGGGCTGGAGGCCGAGGAGCGCTACTACCAGGCGGTGGCGCGACTGACGCCCGAGGACATCCGGGACGTGGCGGAGCGGTACCTGCGCTTCGACCGGGCAGTGGTGACAGGGCTCTTGCCACCCGGCACGGGGTTCACGGCGGCCCAGGCGGAGCAGATCCTCGACGCGGTGGCGCAAGAGGCCCCCACCCTGAAGCCCGAGCGCCGCGTGCGCCGGCCTGAGAACGATGTGCCCATGCGGGTGGTGCCCTCGCGCACGAGCACGGGGGAGATCATCCAGGAGACGCTGCCCTCGGGGGCGAAGATCATCGTTCGCCCGGAGCACGGGGTGCCGCTGTTCGCGGTGCGCGCGGCGTTCCTGGGCGGGCTGCGCTACGAGACGCCGGCGAACAACGGGCTGACGACGCTGCTGGGCCGAAGCCTCACGCGGGGCACTCGCACGCGGGACGCGGAGGAGATCTCCCAGCTGGTGGACGCGTACGCGGGCTCGCTGCAGGGGGTGGGCGGGCGCAACTCGGTGGGAGTGCGCGGGGAGTTCCTCTCACGGCACTTCGACGCGGCCTTCCGCCTCTTCGCGGACTGCGTGGTGGAGCCAGCGTTCCCCGAGGAGGAGGTGGCGCGGGAGCGGAGGCTGCTGCTGCAGGACATCCTCACCCGGGAGGACAAGCCGTCGGGGCTGGCGTTCGACCTGTTCGCGAAGACGCTGTACCGGGCGCACCCGTACCGGATGCAGGCGCTGGGCGAGCCCGGGTCGGTGGAGGCACTGGGGCCCGAGGCGCTGCGGGACTACCACGCCTCGTACATGGATCCCTCGCAGCTGACGCTGAGCGTGGTGGGGGACGTGAAGGTGGACGAGGTGATGGCGTTGGCGCGCGAGTACTTCGGCAAGCCTCGGGGTAAGGCGAAGAAAGCGCCCAGCGTGGTGACGGATGCGCCTCCGGAGGCGCCTCGGCAGGAGAAGCGGGTGTTGGCGCGGGCGCAGTCCCACGTGGTGTACGGGTTCATGGGCCTGCGGCTGACCGAGCCGCAGCGGCACGCGCTGGAGGTGCTGTCCATGATGCTGTCCGGGCAGGGCGGGCGGCTCTTCGTGGAGCTGCGGGACAAGCGCTCCATGGCGTACAGCGTGAGCTGCTTCACGCTGGAGGGCCTGGATCCGGGGTACTTCGCCACGTACATTGGGACGAGCCCGGAGAAGGTGAACGACGCCATCGCGGGCATCCGGACGGAGCTGGCGCGGGTGCGGGACGAGCGGGTGCCCGAGGAGGAGCTGGCGCGGGCGCGGCAGCACCTCATTGGGACGAACGCGATTGGGCTGCAGCGCAACGCGGCTCGGGCGGCGCTGCTGGCGCTGGACACGTGCTACGGGACAGGGCTGGAGAACTTCCTGCACTACTCGGAGCGCATTGCGGCGGTGACGGCGGACGAGGTGCGCGAGGTGGCCCGGCGCGTCATCGACTTCGATCACGGCGCGATGGCCATCGTCGGGCCGTGAGCGGGGCCTGAGCCGCTTGGCCCTTTGCTGGGGGCGGAGGTTGAACGAGACTGCCGCGGTTCTTCCGGGAGGAATGGATGGGAATCGCGGAGCGCAAGGCAGCCAGCGAGTTCGAGGAGACGATCTACCCGAAGCTGAAGAAGGAGCTCGACGCCGCGGCGCACTTCGAGGTGCCGGTGGAGGTGGACTGGAACACGCTGGCGGTGGAGGGCTACCAGCACCTCTATGAGGAGGCGTGGCCGAAGATCTACTTCACGCCACTGATTGGGGCGCTGAAGGCCATCGCGGTGGACGCGCTGGGCCAGGAGGTGCTGCGAGGTGCGCTGAAGCGCGTGGTGATCCGCAACACGACGGGAGCGTCTTCGGGCTCGAGCATGGTGAGCTTCCAGGACGGCGTGCTGACGCTGGACCACGAGCCGGCGTCGAATGTGGACAGCATCGACGACCGCCAGGAAGCCATCCAGAAGGTGCTGGAGGCGGCGCCCGAGGACGTGCACGTGGAGGATCCTCTCGCGGCGTTCCTGGAGTGGAAAGCGCACGGGGTGGACGCGACGCTGGCTGTGCTTGAGCGGCTGTCGTGGCGCCAGCAGGCGGGCATTCCCGTGCTGCTGCCGCGGGTGACGCTGCTGATGCGAGGCGGGCGCGGAGTGACGGGCATCCTGCGGGAGATCATGGAGGACCGCCGCGAGGGCCGGAACGTGCTGCTGTGGGTGCCTCGGGAGAGCGGCGTGCCATACGACGATCTGATCATCGTCCCGGTGAACACGATCGAGGCCATCTCAGTGCATGACTCTCGGGCATTCGGAGCGCTGCGGAGAGATGCATCCGGGACGCCCTCGGTGCTGGAGCTGCGGCGCCGGATGGCGGCGCTGGAGACGCAGCTTCGGGGACAGTTGGAGACCTCGGTCAGCGTGGTGCTCGCGTCAGGGGTGCAGACAACGTCCGCGAAGGAGCTCCGGGCGCTGGCCTTTCTGGCGGATCGGGCCCGCGAGGTGCTGGAGCCCTTGTCCAAGGACAAGGTGGGCAAGGCGGCGCTGCGCGAGAAGGTGCAGCGCATCCAGCTGGGCGTGTCCGAGAACAAGGGCATCTCGGTGACGGGCTCCACGCTGGAGCTGAACACCGGCCGCCGCCCCGTGGATTGGTACACACGCTCGGAGCTGGAGGAGGCCATCCAGTCCGCGCTGTAGCCAAGCTCGGAGCCTGGGGACTCCGGTCCCGCTTGCTGGCCTAGCGAGCCTCGGGCTGGGTCACAGGCCCAGGCTCGAAGAGCTCCTGAACGGACTGCACCACTACGGCCTTGCGGATCCAGAGTTTGAGCTGAGAGGGGTCCTTGCAGTTCAGGATGCGTTGGCGCGCCTCCGCATCCACCTCAAGGCCCCGAGCGTCAAGC contains these protein-coding regions:
- a CDS encoding J domain-containing protein → MFPAPSHVLRQREGTLSELPLPLLLHALDVEERTCTLELRVRQREKRITFEDGAPVACVSNLLHETLGKFLVEKGRLSEVDYQKALSESIQTGQDMGALLVQKGLISPFDLYKQLQANLGMSLLDCFRWTEAKYKLIADVEQPATSVRTNTAQLILTGVANMMPFDAVATHFTFTDDRRFAQVPGVDGPKLSAKDARLFQALKARPTFAELLQQTSYDTETALRRLYALCIVGVVDFADSVDERVASAPPPAAPVVVEPEPVKAAVPSGTPFSDEDEAARNALMSAFMSHRSQDPFGLLGVPEDVQPLALRKAFLSMADKFNPLRFNTPDLKEKAEVLLAAYGRAFGVLSEPDLAALWRKRRAAAREKERGATGRPSTAEQFRIKTELLDGRTQFEQGKQRLEARNFSGAFEYFEYACDIEPRPLHLSYRAWARYLMKPEVHGKLVVQELTDVLRQEPGLEEGWFFLGEVSRGEGQWAQAEDAYRKAFKLNPKNRRYVDLIQETIKNAAKR
- a CDS encoding tetratricopeptide repeat protein; the encoded protein is MSTWMLWMVVSMLTGSPLLSLVLVFGALWMMDRFTLQLLPRPLRFIHRWRRAGQLERTLMTNTHDRRARFELAELRVGQGRYAQAVELLKPNLEAGDDDVDTLFLLGVAYLGAGEKAKGELLLSEAEKLNPDYRQGSLDLERGRLRLAQGDTAGAIEALERFVKGRNGSIEGRTLLAKALDKAGRDADAALMRDEAWKDYVAAPGFQRRRERMWAWRARPSRPITYGIIALVVLVLGYRALSTLHPPMDDPYANPYADPYATDEE
- the hemW gene encoding radical SAM family heme chaperone HemW, with translation MPFSAPIDPHTGMAAARFGLYLHFPYCLAKCPYCDFAVAVARQVPEERYAHAVLRELDARLEATPELRKRTLESIFLGGGTPSLWHPKWVARVLEGIAARLPVAPQAEVSLEANPEVADAERYAGFQAAGVNRLSLGVQSFQPETLKALGRAHDGQEAEAAFRMARRAGFEAVSMDFIYGVHGQTRAQVEADARRAVTLEPEHLSTYALTLEREVLAEDTPLAKRLVRGEVALPSDDDVVEMAATVREVYGAHGLHRYEISNHAREGYASRHNALYWTGGEYLALGVGATGMLHVPAPHRYVNLRSAEAYLRAVEQGTLPEASREELSAEELFAERLAMGLRLRSGVDWEAVCAAYGQDPAPRRAEVTRLVAHGLATLQGGRLVLTDAGADLHSAISARLI
- a CDS encoding gliding motility protein, which encodes MASPLEELDPLADLRESLDGGSPSVPSTATKPAPAVAPPPLPPRKAASAAPAPIPTGSQSGVANPLRANRAVPGGDPFGEPSEPRLPMGAAPEEKLEFFRQVLKQKTETLARARSLYSEKETEANAQRQSVAQLTQDLAAAKKEITEVRGQLGGLKDLPLKLAQVQEEKARLEKRAATAETKLAEAQGELEAMEADRKDLSRALLNVEAELPRLQDDLRSEREARAALAEELIGAKEALSLAQDRVADLAAEKSEAQGTMEAVQEQFQAALADVERLTEELTTATTERDAYAAERDTLATERDEQQLRNSQLETALAEANGSLSALESESEWSRSSLEEAQSRAQLVEAERDEARSELMAARVQVEALEADQKKQKTRIAELERTAALKDADLVGVRAALSARTAEAGSLIGRAEMAEGQVATLKEKVRGLESEVASFSERAQTAELEVSSLKGALEASEAEQVAMRDRLDADTTALTETVHNAEAQVEELQTALAVARAERDDVVAQLDTVKQTLASTESALQSTQLTLQSHEEARGDADDKVTKLEQRLKMLEGALETAKRDAAAATKKAAADLAANENTLKTLKKAEADAKKAEAEATKARTTLELKLAQAEAALKSEKGGQGAMGQKLAQVEASLQAQQAEKESLEQRMAELESALQLEQTQRASLEQELEQARAASAAPAAGGGAASAELIAERDKLKSDVAAMKKKLMAAESAIEAAATYKAKLARLEAQLKGGKK
- a CDS encoding M16 family metallopeptidase, whose amino-acid sequence is MTLRYALPNGLTVIFEEQHAAKVAAFQVWVKVGSADERPDQAGLAHLHEHMLFKGTERRRPGEIARDVEAHGGEINAWTSFDQTVYHIVIASQFARMGLDILGDAVRHSAFDREELAREIEVVCEEIKRSQDTPSRRASRDLFATAYQVHLYSKPVIGTEESVRSFTREKVLEFYHRYYSPKNLVLSVVGDLREADVRQWVDEIFGGDWGRPFEGLAPRAQEPAATGRRLLLREDDVKEGYLHLSFGIPQAEHPDVPALDMLAMLAGQGDSSRLVVEVKHKQSLVNDIHASAYTPRDPGLFSASVTVPPANVAKALEETARVLAELRVRPVSADELATVKALVEAEAVYQRETVQGMARKMGYYQSSMGGLEAEERYYQAVARLTPEDIRDVAERYLRFDRAVVTGLLPPGTGFTAAQAEQILDAVAQEAPTLKPERRVRRPENDVPMRVVPSRTSTGEIIQETLPSGAKIIVRPEHGVPLFAVRAAFLGGLRYETPANNGLTTLLGRSLTRGTRTRDAEEISQLVDAYAGSLQGVGGRNSVGVRGEFLSRHFDAAFRLFADCVVEPAFPEEEVARERRLLLQDILTREDKPSGLAFDLFAKTLYRAHPYRMQALGEPGSVEALGPEALRDYHASYMDPSQLTLSVVGDVKVDEVMALAREYFGKPRGKAKKAPSVVTDAPPEAPRQEKRVLARAQSHVVYGFMGLRLTEPQRHALEVLSMMLSGQGGRLFVELRDKRSMAYSVSCFTLEGLDPGYFATYIGTSPEKVNDAIAGIRTELARVRDERVPEEELARARQHLIGTNAIGLQRNAARAALLALDTCYGTGLENFLHYSERIAAVTADEVREVARRVIDFDHGAMAIVGP